In Papaver somniferum cultivar HN1 chromosome 1, ASM357369v1, whole genome shotgun sequence, a genomic segment contains:
- the LOC113353408 gene encoding uncharacterized protein LOC113353408, protein MTYTEELSNLQQSITGITTKLDTLITTINNNHVHDEEARERKKAEEKQLREEDRADRKADLSEHATELSTTLATEITIALTATLGTTLREVFREYLPHTNNRHGAAPPPPPPLFPTFNGDDPDSWIFSADQYFSLHVVADNLKLAIASAHLKDARMEISTIKQTGTVREHIPKFERLLNFVTDLPEDHLINCFIHSLKPEIGPMVKLLEPQTLTAAFTKAINQEDALLANNSKPNPYRPTPLRNQSPATYAIPLRKPNLPAGAKRLTWEEQKEKREKGECFNCDKLFTLGHLCLKPQLLLLEGSPDADANQQDTEIVKEPATEFEETPTLSFHSLMGSPYPRTMRISGFTKDAALRVTIGDGGHLSTQGFCPNIPLKFQNYEFNADFHLLPISGCDDVLGIQWLRTLGVISWDFTALTMQFHINGSDITLVGNDSSTVMMLYSSSMQRLLNREHYGILFQLSTLKDSSSPTVSVLEPEIQQLISTYSDIFETLVSLPPSRQHEHHIPLLLDYSPVNVRPYRYPHFQKNEIEKESSSPFSSPILMVRKKDGTWRMCVDYRALNKITIKDRFPIHMVGELMDELHGACVFTKLDLRSGYYQIRLFGPDIHKTSFRTHDGHYEFLVMPIGLSNAPATFQSLMNHIFKPYLSRFVLVFFDDILIFIKTIYEHVEHLQAVIEILRSHKLFVKETKCNFAQPSVGYLGHVISSEGVSVQDYKIKSILSWRIPSLIKELQAFLGLVGYYRKFVKKFDIISHPLTQLLKKDDFIWTDAATSSFKQLQHALTTTPVLICQISAKNFI, encoded by the exons atgacaTACACAGAGGAATTATCCAATCTGCAACAAAGCATCACTGGCATCACAACCAAGCTTGATACGCTTATTACAACCATAAACAATAACCATGTTCACGATGAAGAAGCGCGTGAACGAAAGAAAGCTGAAGAGAAACAATTGCGTGAGGAAGATCGTGCTGATAGAAAGGCAGATTTATCTGAACATGCTACAGAGCTGTCAACTACTCTAGCTACTGAGATTACAATAGCTTTAACTGCAACCTTAGGCACTACTCTACGAGAAGTATTTAGGGAATATCTTCCTCATACTAACAATCGTCATGGTGCTGCACCTCCACCACCTCCCCCGCTG TTTCCCACTTTTAATGGTGATGATCCAGATAGTTGGATTTTCAGTGCAGATCAATATTTTAGTTTACATGTGGTGGCTGATAATCTCAAGCTAGCCATTGCTTCTGCACATCTGAAGG ATGCTCGCATGGAAATCAGCACAATTAAGCAGACAGGTACGGTCCGTGAGCACATTCCTAAGTTTGAAAGGTTGTTGAATTTCGTGACAGATCTACCTGAGGATCACTTGATCAATTGTTTTATTCATTCCCTTAAACCGGAAATTGGTCCCATGGTTAAGTTACTTGAACCTCAGACTTTGACTGCGGCTTTCACAAAAGCAATTAATCAGGAAGATGCTTTGTTAGCCAACAATTCCAAACCAAATCCTTATCGTCCTACACCACTAAGGAATCAATCACCTGCCACTTATGCTATTCCATTAAGGAAACCAAATCTACCAGCTGGAGCTAAGAGGCTTACATGGGAAGAACAGAAAGAAAAACGTGAAAAAGGAGAGTGTTTCAATTGTGATAAATTATTCACTCTTGGACATCTGTGTTTGAAGCCACAATTGCTATTGTTAGAAGGTTCTCCAGATGCAGATGCTAATCAGCAAGATACTGAAATTGTCAAAGAACCAGCAACTGAGTTTGAAGAAACACCGACACTTTCTTTTCATTCACTAATGGGTTCTCCTTATCCCAGAACAATGCGCATCTCAGGCTTCACCAAAG ATGCTGCCTTGCGTGTGACAATTGGTGATGGTGGTCATCTAAGTACTCAGGGTTTTTGCCCAAATATTCCACTTAAATTTCAGAACTATGAATTTAATGCTGATTTTCATCTTTTACCAATTAGTGGATGTGATGATGTGCTAGGCATTCAATGGCTACGCACTTTAGGTGTAATTTCTTGGGATTTTACAGCTTTGACTATGCAGTTTCACATTAATGGTTCTGATATTACTTTGGTAGGCAACGATTCTTCCACAGTAATGATGTTATACAGTTCTTCAATGCAACGCTTATTGAATAGAGAGCATTATGGGATTTTGTTCCAATTAAGTACATTAAAGGATAGTTCTTCTCCAACTGTTTCTGTCTTGGAACCTGAAATTCAGCAACTAATATCTACATATTCAGATATCTTTGAGACACTTGTTTCATTGCCTCCTTCACGACAACATGAACACCATATTCCATTACTACTAGATTATTCGCCTGTCAATGTTCGTCCTTATCGTTATCCACACTTTCAGAAGAACGAAATTGAGAAGGAGAGTTCAAGTCCTTTCTCTTCTCCAATCTTGATGGTTAGAAAGAAAGATGGCACATGGCGTATGTGTGTAGATTATCGTGCACTAAATAAGATAACAATTAAGGATCGTTTTCCAATTCATATGGTCGGCGAACTCATGGATGAGTTACATGGTGCTTGTGTTTTTACCAAGTTGGACTTACGTTCTGGTTATTATCAAATCCGATTGTTTGGCCCTGATATTCACAAGACTTCTTTTCGAACACACGATGGTCATTACGAGTTTCTTGTTATGCCAATTGGTCTTTCAAATGCACCAGCCACTTTTCAAAGCTTGATGAACCACATATTCAAGCCTTATTTAAGCAGGTTTGTGCTTGtgttctttgatgatattttaatCTTTATCAAGACTATTTATGAGCATGTTGAACATTTGCAAGCTGTCATTGAGATTTTACGTTCTCATAAGTTATTTGTGAAGGAAACAAAGTGTAATTTTGCTCAGCCTTCTGTGGGGTATTTAGGCCATGTTATTTCATCTGAAGGTGTATCAGTGCAAGATTATAAAATCAAGAGTATTCTTTCTTGGCGTATTCCTAGTTTAATTAAAGAACTTCAAGCATTCTTGGGCCTTGTTGGCTATTATCGCAAGTTTGTCAAAAAATTTGACATCATTAGTCATCCTTTAACTCAACTATTGAAGAAAGATGATTTTATTTGGACTGATGCTGCTACTTCGTCATTCAAACAACTGCAACATGCTCTCACTACTACTCCAGTATTAATTTGCCAGATTTCAGCAAAGAATTTTATTTAG